In Persicimonas caeni, a single window of DNA contains:
- a CDS encoding transposase — MGHPLRNQEKDAIYELGNRTLHQIYALLPEEQVNAIILGLLSKYAWMYGVEIFAFCFMSNHFHILARCRSLQMHLFMRDFQSQLAKKINKLRNRTGTFWERRYTAIKVLTDEAMLQRLRYIVCNPSESNLVHHPKQWPGLCSWDIHKSGKPMVGEVVNRKTYWAEKRKKKNEDKTEAELIEMATERYALEMAKLPQWQELDDEAYHQKIVDECHTHAGELAKLRTVPCPGPKKALSVKWSDSPRKSKKAPRPLCHGGDFKQRQEYREDRRLLVDRYRTAVGRWREGKSEVEFPDGTIPPGRQFCVGGSCDIRREPPPHLN, encoded by the coding sequence ATGGGACACCCACTGCGAAATCAGGAAAAGGACGCCATTTACGAACTCGGCAACCGCACCCTGCACCAGATTTATGCACTTCTGCCCGAGGAGCAGGTCAACGCCATCATCCTGGGGCTGCTGTCCAAATACGCCTGGATGTACGGGGTCGAGATCTTCGCGTTTTGCTTCATGTCCAATCACTTCCACATCCTCGCGCGCTGCCGCTCACTGCAGATGCATCTGTTCATGCGCGACTTCCAGAGTCAGCTGGCCAAAAAGATCAACAAGTTACGCAACCGCACCGGTACCTTCTGGGAGCGCCGCTACACCGCGATCAAAGTCCTCACAGACGAGGCGATGCTCCAACGCCTGCGCTACATCGTGTGCAATCCGTCTGAGTCGAACCTCGTGCACCACCCGAAGCAGTGGCCGGGGCTGTGTTCGTGGGACATCCACAAAAGCGGGAAGCCGATGGTGGGCGAGGTGGTCAACCGCAAGACGTACTGGGCGGAGAAGCGAAAAAAGAAGAACGAGGACAAGACCGAAGCAGAGCTCATCGAGATGGCCACCGAACGGTACGCCCTCGAGATGGCCAAGCTTCCGCAGTGGCAGGAGCTCGACGACGAGGCTTACCACCAAAAGATCGTCGACGAGTGTCACACACACGCCGGAGAGTTGGCCAAACTGCGCACCGTGCCGTGCCCTGGGCCAAAGAAGGCGCTCAGCGTGAAATGGAGCGACTCTCCGAGGAAATCGAAGAAGGCGCCTCGGCCCCTGTGCCACGGCGGCGATTTCAAGCAGCGCCAGGAGTACCGCGAAGACCGACGACTTCTCGTCGATCGGTACCGAACCGCAGTCGGCAGGTGGCGCGAGGGCAAGTCGGAGGTCGAATTTCCCGACGGCACCATTCCGCCGGGCCGCCAGTTCTGCGTGGGCGGCAGCTGCGATATCCGCCGCGAGCCACCGCCTCACCTCAACTAA
- a CDS encoding MGMT family protein — translation MRELPDLSSEELAEIRRELDEFSDRVYWLAQQVPPGEVVTYGQLALYAGSPRAARAVGTLMRNSLSNGVEVPWQRVINASGGISFKGDYARAELQRRLLEDEGVVFDSNTKCDLKRFRWEPDVLFWEDDE, via the coding sequence ATGCGTGAATTGCCCGACCTATCTTCGGAGGAGCTGGCCGAGATCCGCCGTGAGCTCGATGAGTTTTCTGACCGGGTCTACTGGCTGGCTCAGCAGGTGCCTCCGGGCGAGGTCGTCACCTACGGCCAGCTGGCGCTGTACGCCGGTAGCCCACGCGCGGCGCGCGCCGTCGGCACGCTGATGCGAAACAGCCTGTCGAACGGGGTCGAGGTGCCCTGGCAACGGGTCATCAACGCCTCGGGCGGTATCTCGTTCAAGGGAGACTACGCGCGCGCCGAGTTGCAGCGTCGGTTGCTCGAGGACGAGGGTGTGGTATTCGATAGCAATACGAAATGCGATTTGAAGCGTTTTCGGTGGGAGCCCGACGTTCTGTTTTGGGAAGATGACGAGTGA